From a single Acidobacteriota bacterium genomic region:
- a CDS encoding histidine phosphatase family protein gives MKISRAIFKLSAVLGAVLLLAFGKAAPATSATESTADFNVTTVYLVRHAEKAATPPADPPLTEAGQARAKSLLRILGKAGIKTIYTSQYARTKQTAEPLAQALGIAATVVPVSMDTMNAKEIAPQYLKDMVERIYAQAGQSVLIVGHSNTVPALIKALGGDIVPTIEDSDYDNLYVVTVVAKGRAKVANLRQ, from the coding sequence ATGAAAATCTCTCGCGCTATCTTCAAACTGTCCGCGGTGCTGGGCGCTGTGTTGTTGCTGGCTTTTGGCAAGGCCGCGCCCGCAACAAGCGCTACAGAGAGCACCGCAGATTTCAACGTAACGACGGTTTACCTGGTTCGTCATGCCGAGAAAGCTGCGACACCGCCCGCCGATCCACCACTTACGGAAGCCGGTCAGGCGCGCGCCAAAAGTTTGTTACGCATCCTCGGCAAGGCGGGCATCAAGACGATTTACACCTCGCAATACGCGCGCACCAAACAAACCGCCGAGCCGCTGGCGCAAGCGTTGGGCATTGCGGCCACCGTCGTCCCGGTCAGTATGGACACGATGAATGCCAAAGAAATTGCCCCGCAATATCTCAAAGATATGGTCGAGCGTATTTATGCCCAGGCCGGGCAGAGCGTCTTGATCGTTGGACACAGCAACACCGTGCCCGCGCTGATCAAAGCCTTGGGCGGCGACATCGTGCCGACGATTGAAGACAGCGATTACGACAACCTGTATGTCGTGACTGTCGTTGCCAAAGGCCGTGCCAAAGTTGCGAATCTAAGGCAGTAG
- a CDS encoding sugar phosphate isomerase/epimerase, giving the protein MKSLETISRRPFLALAGAASAAAAFGTLPAFAAKKLPVGIELYAVRDELQKDLMATVRAVAKLGYEVVEFYAPYSLWTPEYAKEVRKLLDELKIKCLSTHNGANVFTPENLPKAIELNQIIGSQTLVMASAGRVEGLDGWKGVADKLTLAQEKLKPLGMRAGFHNHKMEFMAIEGKRPMDVLAANTPKEVTLQFDVGTCVEAGQDPIAWINANPGRIRSLHLKDWAAGSEKDEKGYRVLFGEGAAPWQKIFAAAEAKGGAEYYLIEQEGSRFGSLETAEKCLATYKKLHA; this is encoded by the coding sequence ATGAAATCACTTGAGACAATTTCCCGTCGCCCGTTTCTGGCACTAGCTGGCGCGGCTTCTGCTGCGGCAGCGTTTGGGACGCTCCCGGCGTTCGCCGCCAAAAAATTGCCCGTCGGCATCGAACTCTATGCCGTGCGCGATGAGTTGCAAAAGGACTTGATGGCGACGGTGCGCGCCGTCGCCAAGCTGGGCTATGAAGTCGTCGAGTTCTATGCGCCCTATTCGCTTTGGACGCCGGAATACGCCAAAGAAGTGCGCAAGCTGCTGGATGAACTCAAAATCAAATGCCTCTCGACGCACAATGGCGCGAATGTCTTCACGCCAGAGAATCTGCCGAAAGCGATTGAACTGAATCAGATCATCGGCTCGCAAACGCTAGTGATGGCGAGTGCCGGGCGCGTGGAAGGTTTGGACGGCTGGAAGGGCGTCGCCGATAAACTGACGCTGGCACAGGAGAAACTCAAACCGCTGGGCATGCGCGCCGGTTTCCACAATCACAAAATGGAATTTATGGCTATCGAGGGCAAACGCCCGATGGACGTGCTGGCCGCGAATACGCCGAAAGAGGTCACGCTGCAATTCGATGTCGGCACCTGTGTCGAAGCGGGCCAAGACCCCATCGCCTGGATCAACGCCAATCCGGGCCGCATCCGTTCGTTGCACCTAAAGGATTGGGCGGCGGGTTCTGAAAAAGACGAAAAAGGCTACCGCGTGCTGTTTGGCGAAGGCGCAGCGCCGTGGCAGAAAATCTTTGCCGCCGCCGAAGCCAAAGGCGGCGCGGAGTATTACCTGATCGAACAGGAAGGCAGCCGCTTCGGTTCGCTGGAAACAGCGGAAAAGTGTTTGGCGACCTATAAGAAACTGCATGCATAA
- a CDS encoding cytochrome c3 family protein: protein MFIAMTLWTVAAQPQQQPLPGPVQPIAFSHKLHAGAQGLKCATCHKNPDPGERMGLATAALCMQCHEDVKADSPEIQKLAAYAKEKRELKWRRVYEIPSYVYFSHRAHLNAGGTCAECHGEVKELEQMYKVKAINMASCVNCHQAKGASFDCTFCHEKMN from the coding sequence ATGTTCATTGCAATGACACTTTGGACGGTTGCCGCACAGCCTCAGCAACAGCCGTTACCCGGCCCCGTGCAACCCATCGCGTTCAGCCACAAGCTGCACGCGGGCGCGCAGGGCCTGAAATGCGCGACGTGTCATAAGAATCCTGACCCCGGCGAAAGGATGGGCCTGGCGACGGCGGCGCTGTGCATGCAATGTCACGAAGACGTCAAAGCCGACAGCCCGGAGATTCAAAAGCTGGCGGCGTATGCCAAAGAAAAACGCGAACTCAAATGGCGGCGCGTTTATGAAATTCCGTCTTACGTTTATTTCAGCCATCGCGCGCATTTGAACGCGGGCGGCACCTGCGCCGAATGTCACGGCGAAGTCAAAGAGTTGGAACAGATGTACAAAGTCAAAGCAATCAACATGGCGAGTTGCGTCAATTGCCATCAGGCCAAAGGCGCGAGCTTTGATTGCACGTTCTGCCACGAAAAGATGAATTGA